Genomic segment of Hydra vulgaris chromosome 08, alternate assembly HydraT2T_AEP:
aataattagtttttgtggttttatgcGTAGGCATAAAcgttctataaaatataaactttattatttgaaacacaattatttaaaatgaggtTAAATGCAGCTGAACGAGAATCTTTTCGAAAGcgactaaaaatgttttttgtaaataaacctaatataaaaataaaaaaaatcgtaaatcattttgaaaaggaAGGATTTGCTCGAAATACAATATATGATAACCTAAAAAGACTTGAAACTGTTCAATCGTTTTCTGATAGAAAGCACCCTGGTCGACCGACATCCTGGACTAGAGAAAAGAAAGCCGAATTAACGAGACTTGTCAACAATCGAAAAGGGGTCAGTCAGAGAAAAATAGGTATTAAATTCGGTGTAAATCAATCGACAATTGGTcgtcagttaaaaaaaatgaatgttaaATGTAGAAAACGTGAAAAGACTCCAAAATACACTATAGAACAACAAATAAAGGCAAAGAAAAGAAGCAGGAAACTAGTTAACTAACTCTATAACACAAAATCGCTTCTAGTCATCGATGacgaaaaatacttttgttttgcaGGGGACAACATGCCTGGAAATTCTGGATACTACacaaacaacaaaaagacaTGCCCAGAAAGTGTTCGTTTTATAGGAAAAgagaaatttccaaaaaaattattaatgtggATAGCCATATCTGACCGTGGTATGTCCGAGCCATTGTTTCGCACTTCCAAGGCTGTAGCGATCAATTCATCaatctatattaatgaatgttTAGGAAAACGACTTCTTCCATTTATTCACAAGTATCATGGAGactttaactatttattttggcCAGATTTAGcaagaatttaatttttgcttattatgcttatttctttattttagtgCAAATTTCATCTGTTCCTGCTGGTAATGACATATATTTTCTCTCTTTGAAAAttgatttaagtattttattattattattattattattgttattattattattattattattattatgcctttttttattaatacgttGCTACTTGTAAGGCTATATATATCAACTTTGCTAcatgagtttaaataaaaaatatttgcaatttttgtttttgtattatgcttttgtttttagtgCCACCTCTGCCTACTCAAACTGGTAAGACAATATTTATCAACTTTGcattaagatttaaataaaaaacatattatattatatgatttctttgtttaaattttttttagtatcatCATCATCTGCTTTAACTGGTTAAGTTTGTATAATTAAAGATAGCAAACtgatttaaaactataatattttttttatttttacccaGTGTTGTCATTTATCTATTAAATTATCTATGTTTATAATCATTTtgttaactttacttttaatcTAATTTGCATAACCTAATTGagatattacttattttattgtttttatattgtcgTTATAGAACCAACTTACGAAGATTACATAAAATATAGGTCTCGCTACCCAGGACCACTAACCAACCCATCATTTTTATGTTGGTTGCAGAATAATGGGGAGGACAAGCCATCTTTTAAATGGTCTCGTCCTCCATACCTGGGTGGTGGGATCTATCAGCAAAGACAAGGTGGCAGAAGAGGTCCGGGTGGAATAGCAAATGTTTACGTTCAATGCTAGGTCCACCcggattttttttgtttttacgtttttttgttaatacataaagttaaataaaatttgtttttatttcgatgctaatttatatatgaaatttaactATTAAGTTGTTAACTTTAGCTTTagtgtttaaaaacattaatttctGGGATTAAGTTACGATGTTTCTTTATCCTTAATGGAGGAAACATGTTTTCGAAATTATGGATTATTACAtgtttaaaattgctttttttttaggaaacaTGTTTTCGAAACATGttttcgatatatatatatatatatatatatatatatatatatatatatatatatatatatatatatatatatatatatacagtgccggTTTTAGCACTACCAGCGCCCTGGGCGAGATTTCTACGGCACCCCTAGCTCAATCTAACCCCATTCAAAAAAAAGGGCAAAGGGTAAAATAACCAATTAGTTTCGCCCCTTTATATTCGGCGCCCTGGGCCATCGCCCAACCAGGCCCTACCCTAACGCCgcgactgtatatatatatatatatatatatatatatatatatatatatatatatatatatatatatatatatatatatatatatatatatacacatatatacatatgtatatatgtgtatatatatatatatatacatatgtatatatatatatatatatacatatgtatatatgtatatatatatatatatatatatatatatatatatataaatatatatatatatatatatatatatatatatatatatatatatatatatatatatatatatatatatatatatatatatatatatatatatatatatatatatatatatgtttaaccaactttaaaaagtattctacacaatagagtgctcaatgttcttaaaagaacagagcaattatattagtagaaaatcacttaacaaaaattttttccatttaacactgtgtttcatcaacaaagattCATcagaaaaaatcagaaaatttttttctgatgaatctttgttgatgaaacacagtgttaaatggaaaaaatttttgttaagtgattttctactaatatatatatatatatatatatatatatatatatatatatatatatatatatatatatatatatatatatatatatatatatatatatatatatatatatatatatatatatatatatattaaaagagtAAGCATTCTAGTAATTGATTAATTCTATTCATAaacttctaaattaaaatacatattaccaactatacaatatatttaatacatttatttatttataacattgttataaacaaaataaatgtaataaattctgcatttattaaactgaaaatctttatatattgcGTTACCTTTTATATTTCGGCTTTCATCATCAGAGCTTATTTCATCAGAACTGCTGAGATTCAAATTTTCGCCATATATAGATAAATCCataatctttgtttttgtttgctttaataataattgctttaataagtttttaatatcaCGTTTCCTCGTGCAATTATTTGCTGTTTTGAATTAACtcgaacaaataaaaaacttaacgGCCGCAGAAAAAATCGACCTACTTTGGAGTAGTGTTAACGTCTGCTAACCCCTAAGTAAAGGTCTGCATCTCGAAATGATTTTGAATCGAAATGATTTcgattcgattttttttttttggaaaaggcAATCGATTCGATATCGAGAGAAAAAAGAGAATTGAAATGACAATCGATTCGATATCGAGTAATTTCGATATTTCGATTCGAAATGCAATCGATTCGATACTAATCGAGACATATCGAGGAATATCGAGAATAAAATACTATTCTTATTGGGCAAGTCCAAAGACAAGTCCTTTCAAAAACAGACTTAACAGTAAGTGTAAAAGAACCAAGATGATCTGCAGGAACACCAACCTAAAAATCCTGTAAAGGAAAAAGGTTATTGGTATTGACCTACAAATCCAACTAAGTTGGatttggtaatattttttagaaattttgttaaacCCTTATTTAAAACATGTGTAAACCAGCattaattattttgactttAGATAGAAACTCCATCTGTTGGCCATATTGTTGTGCAATAGttgaaaacataattttttagttttatgctataaatttataaaattaaaatagggCAAGTCCCCAAGGACAAGCCCGTTTAGAATCAACCAAACTGTtatgtaacaaattttattaaacaaaagtatataataaatgaaGAGAATCAAAATAGATGAACGTCAACAAATTATTAGTTAAACTTATAGTATTCAACTTTACATGTTTATAAAACGCCATTGAGTTATAAATTGTAAAGATTTCAACTTAATCTGTTGCCAAAGTTTTGGttttaagtataaacaaaaatagtttatacCTACAATTAAGGTTAAATTGGGTATAATATGTTAAcctaaataaagaaattaatgttaaaagaaCAGTTTGTTCAAAGATTGCAACTCCATCTGTTGAGTAATTTTTTGTAGAAACTTaactttagtaaaatatttgatataaaattaaattaagaggccagtCCTTAGACAAGCCCTtccaaaaattgataaatgGAATTATCAAAAACAGAATTAGCAATTTTAAACATGTAATAATCCATAATGTAATAGAATAATTGTAAAATGCtattgaaaaatactttttaaacaattttaatttgtgtgttggcaaaatttttgtttaaaagtaaaaaaatttaaatatatatatatcatttattataatttttaagtaaaatatttaataaactaatatttaaagcatatttcaTTTTACAATTGCAACTCCATCTGTTGATTAacggttttataaaaatcaaaatgttcCGAGAAATAAAGAGACATTTTAagaataacaaatttattatagaaattaaaaataataatagttacaaTCATCTTCTCTTGCCaatgaacaaaaataaagaaatactttataaccttacttaaaataatgataaaatgcTATTGAATATTATTTCTAAGATTGTACAGTAATGTGTTGCtaaagttttcataaaaatgttaaaaagttaatagtTTTACAATGAATTTTGACATATTGTTTATCTATTATATGctaacagattttaaaaaagaaatgataaaaGAATATATTGTTTCAAGACTGTAACTCCATTTGTTGGCAAAGTTTTTGGAGAAAGTTAAAAGTTCcgagaaatttaaaaagttccgaaaacaattatttttaagaattatgccaaaaatttatgaaacaaattaatataatagtattatgAAACAATGCAGACAAGAAAACATCTGACatgaaacataaattaaaagacTCCTATTCTTTATGCTTATAAAAGGCCATTGtgttttaaaatctaaagaTAGTAATGTCATCTGTTACAAAATTGTTGTTCAAAAGTTCCGAGAAATTACAAGATATTTCAagaattattcttttatttaacaaagtaataatataagTGAAGATGATTTCAACAATGAAAACTCAGAgtggtaaaaattattttattcccTTACTTTAATTAGCTTTACAACGCCATtgagtattataaatttaaaaatagtaatttattaaacaaaattatttaataagtagTCTTGATGTACAAAACTTCCAAAACCaaaaatgagaataaattttacacttttacttgaagttattataaaacgcctttgatttttagtttctatTTCTAAAGACAGTAACGCCATCTGTTGGTTAACTTAAGAAGTCAAAATGTTCCGagaaataattacatatttctggatttcaaaatttttaatacaaagttATAACATATTAGAGTTAGAGCGTTGTCAACCAATCATACTATGCAAAGAAAGAAATTGACAATTGaaattgtttgttaataaaatgcTATTGagtaatgatatttaaaaatattaacaccaTCTGTTGGCAAAGTTTTTGTTCATAGTTAAAAAGTTCCGAGAAATTTATATAGTTCCGAGAAATAACAAGAcatttcaagtataataatataagaaatttatcaaacaaatttataaaatagaattacAAAGCGTCAAGAAAAAGAATCTTCAAATAAATAAGCAATGTCAAGCCTCTTACTCTCTATACTTATAAAACGCTATTGAGTTATAAATTCAACAGATTGTTATTCCATCTGTTGTCAAAGTTTTTGTTCATAGTTTAAAAGttccaaaaattttcaaatttgaaatgTTTCGAAAAATAATGCAGCATTTCAATacttacaaatttataatacaaatttataatatagtaaGTTTAAGCAACTGATCAATTAATGGatggtaaaaatatttgaaaaagtcaATAACCTGactaaaaacttcttaaaatgaCATTGAGTTTATAATCTAAAGATAGTAACACCCTCTGTTGGCAAAGTTTTTGCTTAAAGTTGTAAAGTTCCGAAACAAGCTAGTTCTaaagaataaagtaaaaactcttaaaatttatattatttcgATACATTTCAATACATACCTAGAAATGCCCAGTAGTTCtgataattttacttaaaacctttgaaataaaagaaaccaaaaagaaaactaattgtgtgctttaaacaaaagttattttattaatctcTGTTATCAAATtcataatgatattttattaattaagaaaACTTGTCAaaattgtcaacaaaaaatttaaatgtcagATGATGAACGTCCTGGAGTTGGTGGATGAGAAGGGCCAGCAGTTGGTGTGCGAGAAGGACCAGCAAATGTTGTGGCAGTTGACTGAGTAGAGTGTGAGCTGTCTAGTGGAACATcaccaccatcatcatcatcatcatcaccaatGTTGATGACTTCTCGAGAAGACAGTCGGTCCAATGCAGATCGAGATATTTGACTGCTAGTTTCTGGCTCAAAAATGGCCCGAGATGGCAACCTTTTTGCAGCTTCTTCAGCCATAGTAGCAAGTTCTGCTTTGGTTGTCAAATAGTAGGAATGAAACGTGATCCTGTCAATGTTTTGCTGAatgtaaatcaattttttcacaTTCTCTGGCTGGAGCTTTGTTCTTTTTGCGCTGACTATATTACCACCTGCACTAAAAATTCGCTTACATGGAGCAGATGAAGCGGGAATACACAGCCATTTGCGTGCTGCTTCAGACAGCAGAGGAAATTTGTCTTTATTGTCCCGCCAAAATTCAAGTACTGGCTGTTTGGTAGCTGGCATTGCTGAAAATATCTCCCACTCAGTTTGAATCTTGGACTTGGCTGGAACAGTAGAAGGTACTTCTATTTCTGATTCTGGTTTttctataatttcaaaaaaaggaTCATCCATGTCTTCCAATACTGGATTGTCAACAGGTGGATTATTACGTGACGGTTCCAAAGAAGCCAACCATTCTCTATGACTGACGTTTTTGGTAATTAAAACATCAAACCAATGTTGTAGCTCTTTCCAAGGCATCACTAAGGTTAAGGCACTCAGTTTCTTTGCAACTGTCAATGGAGTCTGTGACTGCAAGATTCAAAAGATGGCCTGCACACCTAAGTGAGTGATTCACATTTTTGCACTTGGGAATTGCAGCAATCATGTTGGATGCATTGTCATGAGTGCAAGCTACGTTGCCAGCTCCGGAGTTTCCAGGCAAAGTACTTACCAAgctgtaaaaaacaaatttaaacttttactaattataaaaacaaacaacaaaaaaacaaaatttgttttacaacACAAGATATCAAAATTTCTCGATTTATTTCAGTATAcctttaaattaattgaattaaaaagtttcttgGTTAATAATATTAGTccatgtatttgtatttaagttttttaaactacaaaatAGAGATTAGcttgttttttagtttcaagCTGTCTCTGTACTTTTTCACTCATCTTAAAGTTTAGTCTTATatctaaaaatctaaaaaaatctaaaaatatttaaaaagtttgaatactTTACTGTACCAATTAAGTTACCAACCCTTTcccaaaaaattgaaatcttttaaaagattcgTATTAAAGTACAAATATCGTaggaaatacaaaaatattcgTAGATTACTTTTTGCAAttccaattttataaatattaaatacaacccctaaaacattattttataattttaacttacttttCATTGTATTAtcctaaacatttttattcacttATAAGATGCAATCTGTCATTGGCTTCTACAAACATGTCCTGAAATTCTGAGCCAAATTCTTTTACAACAATAGCaagtgcaaaaaaaattatttcaaggAAAAAGAACTTGTTTATAATGATTTCAACTTTATAATGAACTTTGAGTTACTTCATTTAATGATTCTCGAAGTTATGAAATGTCCGAGTTGCTTTTCTTCAATTTTCATACAAAATTGTCCTAATAAAAGAATGGGACTTTGTTTGACCTTAGAACTTTGCTGTACTTCCTGTGATTGGTGTCATTCATTTCAAACTTCCAGACCTATTTCAAATCTTTTCAATAATTCTGTAGGAAGAGATAgctatgaaataaatattctttctgTATTAGTATTTAGAGAAATAGGTGAAGGTTATGAACCAATGAAACTATACCACCAGCTCATGAACATTCCTTCAATTACCTCCAATGCATatgataaaattaacaaaaagttatacaatGCTTATGAAACTGTTGCTCAACAGGTTACTAACAAAGCAGCATTTGAAACTAGAAACTTGATTAATAATAATGCTTCACATGATGATATAATTCAATGTCAAGTTTCAGTTGATGGAACGGGGCAAAAAAGAGGTCACTCATCATTTAATGGTGTTGTCACAACCATATCAACTTTAACAGGCAAATGTATAGATGCTGTTGTGTTGTCAAAACATTGTAAAGGATGTATTCtttggaaaaacaaaaaaggaacTCTAGAATATGAGGATTGGAAAGCCAACCATAAATGTCTTGCTAATCATCAAAGATCATCTGGTGCTATGGAAGGTGCAGGTGCAATTATTATTTTCCATCGCTCTGT
This window contains:
- the LOC136083810 gene encoding uncharacterized protein LOC136083810 encodes the protein MPWKELQHWFDVLITKNVSHREWLASLEPSRNNPPVDNPVLEDMDDPFFEIIEKPESEIEVPSTVPAKSKIQTEWEIFSAMPATKQPVLEFWRDNKDKFPLLSEAARKWLCIPASSAPCKRIFSAGGNIVSAKRTKLQPENVKKLIYIQQNIDRITFHSYYLTTKAELATMAEEAAKRLPSRAIFEPETSSQISRSALDRLSSREVINIGDDDDDDGGDVPLDSSHSTQSTATTFAGPSRTPTAGPSHPPTPGRSSSDI